The following is a genomic window from Rhodohalobacter sp. 614A.
AAAGAGTTTAAACAAATTTATCCGGAAGCCGGGTGGGTTGAACACGACGGAACAGAAATTTGGTCGACCCAGGCGGGGGTTGCTACCGAAGCCATAACCAGTGCCGGGATTAGCGGTTCAAGCATAGCCGCCATCGGAATTACCAATCAACGGGAAACTACGATGATATGGGACCGAAAAACCGGGAAACCTGTATATAACGCCATCGTTTGGCAAGACCGGCGGACATCAGAGTTTTGTGATCAACTGAAAAATGACGGATATGCCGGCAAAATCCAGGAGAAAACAGGATTGGTGATCGATTCCTATTTCTCGGGCACAAAGATTAAGTGGATTCTGGATAATGTTGATGGAGTCAGACAACGGGCGGAAAACGGAGAGCTGGCGTTTGGAACGATGGACACGTGGCTGATCTGGAATTTTACAAATGGAGAAACCCATGTAACGGATGTATCCAATGCCTCCCGAACCATGATTTTTAACATCCATGAGATGCAGTGGGATAAAGAACTGCTTGAAATCCTGGATATTCCCGAAAGCTTGCTGCCCGAAGTAAAATCATCCAGCGAAGAATATGCAAAAACCAATTCCACAGTGCTGAACGCCAAGGTTCCGATCGCCGGAATTGCGGGAGATCAACAAGCGGCTCTTTTTGGCCAGCGATGTATTGAAAAAGGAATGGTAAAGAATACCTATGGCACAGGCTGTTTTATGATGATGAATACCGGTGAGAAGCCTATCAAATCTGAAAATAACCTGTTAACCACAGTTGCCTGGAAAGTAGATGGAAAGGTTGAATACGCCCTGGAAGGAAGTATTTTCATCGCCGGAGCAGTTGTACAATGGCTTCGGGATGAATTGGGATTGATTCGAAAATCGGCTGATGTAGAAAAACTCGCTTCCTCTGTGGAAGACAACGATGGCGTATATCTTGTGCCTGCATTTGCCGGACTGGGTGCACCCCATTGGGATCAACATGCACGGGGTACAATTGTGGGATTAACCCGTGGATCGAATTCGGGCCACATTGCACGTGCCGCTCTTGAAGGAATTGCCTACCAGGCAATGGATGTTTTGAAAGCGATGCGTTCGGACTCCGGGATTGATATCAAAGAATTACGGGTTGATGGCGGAGCTACAGCCAATGATCTTCTGATGCAATTCCAGGCAGATATCCTGCAGTCTCCGGTAATTCGCCCCAAAATTTTGGAAACCACTGCTCTTGGTGCGGCTTACCTCGCCGGGCTGGCCGTTGGTTTCTGGAAAAATCATGAAGAAATAAATGAACAGTGGAAAGAAGATCATCGTTTTGATGCGAAGATGGATAAAGATAAAGCCGATGACTTAATTGCCGGGTGGAAAAAAGCGCTGAAGGCCACCCGGGCATGGTCCGAAAAACTGGACTTTGATGTTTAGCTTATTCTTTCTCGTTCCGAAGCTCTGCTTTGGCACAATTGGTGTAAAGCTTCGATTCATGAAAGGAAGCAGCACTTCCGATTATTCCGCCCTAAGCAGAGCTTAGGACGGAGAATAACTCATTTCATCCCGGGCAGAAACCCAGGATACACACAAAACTTTTATTAGTAAATCAATCAACCATGCTCCTAAACAGAGAAGAAATGTTAAAAACCGCCAAAGAAAAGGCGGGATATTTTGATGTAATTATAATTGGTGGTGGCGCAACAGGCCTTGGTGTTGCTGTGGATTCTGCCACACGAGGCTACAGCACTTTGCTGCTTGAACAGCACGATTTCTCAAAAGGAACATCCAGCCGTTCTACAAAATTGGTCCACGGTGGAGTTCGCTATTTACAGCAGGGAAATGTTTCTTTGGTTCTGGAAGCTCTCCGCGAAAGAGGACTACTGATTCAAAACGCACCTCATCTCGTTCATAATCAATCCTTTATTGTACCTAATTACGACTGGTGGGAAGGTCCTTTTTATGGAGTGGGCATGAAAGTGTACGATATGCTGGCAGGCAAACTTGGCCTCGGTCCATCTAAACATTTGGATCTCGAAGAAACCATTGAGCGTCTTCCCACTCTTGAACGTGACGGCTTGCGAGGTGGCGTCATCTACTACGATGGTCAATTTGACGATTCCCGTCTTGCCATAAACCTGGTGCAAACTGCCGCTGATCATGATGCGACTCTCATTAATTATGCAAAAGTCACCGGCCTTCTAAAATCCAACAGCATGGTAGATGGAGTTAAAGTTGAGGATCAACTCACCGGAGAAAACTTCGAAATTAACGGCCGGGTTGTGGTGAATGCAACAGGCGTATTTACAGACGGAATTCTCAAAATGGATAATCCGGATGCCGGCAATATTATTGCACCCAGCCAGGGTGTGCACCTGGTAATCGACAAGGAGTTTTCTCCGGGCGAATCTGCTATTATGGTTCCTCATACGGATGATGGACGAGTTCTTTTCGCCGTTCCATGGAATGGAAAAATCGTAATTGGTACTACCGATACGCTTGTTGATGAACCATCACTGGAACCCAAAGCCCAGGAAGATGAAATCGAGTTTATTCTGAAACATGCCTCTCAATATCTCACTGGAAATCCCACCCGAAAAGACGTTCGCAGTGTTTTCGCAGGATTGCGTCCGCTTGTAAAAGCAGGTGACGGTAAAGACACAGCCTCCATTTCCCGGGACCATTCTTTGATGATTTCTGATTCCGGATTGGTAACGATTGCCGGAGGTAAATGGACCACCTATCGTAAAATGGCCCAAGACACCGTTGACCAAGCTGCAACTGTGGCCGGATTAAACGTACAGGAATGTGTTACGGAGCATCTTCGAATTCACGGCTGGCTCAAAAATATTGATCCGGATGATCCGCTTCATCACTATGGATCGGATCGCGTGGAAATCAACAAGCTCATCAAAGAAAATGTAGAACTTGGCAAAAAACTTCATGAGCGATTGCCCTATTTAAAAGCAGAAGTTGTGTGGGGCGTTAGAAATGAAATGGCAATGACGGTTGAGGATATTCTTGCCCGAAGAACACGCGCGCTCCTTCTCGATGCAAAAGCCAGTGTAGCAATGGTTCCTGAAGTTGCCAGACTAATGGCAGAAGAAATGGGACATGATCAAGCCTGGATTGATGAACAGATAGAAATGTACCAGGAAATTGCCGCATCTTACATCTTATCAGAATGACGCGAGACAAGAATGTTGTAGAAGCCCTCAAAAAAATAGCCGATTCCAAAATAGCGGAACATAGTGCACGCTTCTTCAAATCCG
Proteins encoded in this region:
- the glpK gene encoding glycerol kinase GlpK, which produces MAKQFILALDQGTTSSRAIVFNHKGEIVSTAQKEFKQIYPEAGWVEHDGTEIWSTQAGVATEAITSAGISGSSIAAIGITNQRETTMIWDRKTGKPVYNAIVWQDRRTSEFCDQLKNDGYAGKIQEKTGLVIDSYFSGTKIKWILDNVDGVRQRAENGELAFGTMDTWLIWNFTNGETHVTDVSNASRTMIFNIHEMQWDKELLEILDIPESLLPEVKSSSEEYAKTNSTVLNAKVPIAGIAGDQQAALFGQRCIEKGMVKNTYGTGCFMMMNTGEKPIKSENNLLTTVAWKVDGKVEYALEGSIFIAGAVVQWLRDELGLIRKSADVEKLASSVEDNDGVYLVPAFAGLGAPHWDQHARGTIVGLTRGSNSGHIARAALEGIAYQAMDVLKAMRSDSGIDIKELRVDGGATANDLLMQFQADILQSPVIRPKILETTALGAAYLAGLAVGFWKNHEEINEQWKEDHRFDAKMDKDKADDLIAGWKKALKATRAWSEKLDFDV
- a CDS encoding glycerol-3-phosphate dehydrogenase/oxidase, with translation MLLNREEMLKTAKEKAGYFDVIIIGGGATGLGVAVDSATRGYSTLLLEQHDFSKGTSSRSTKLVHGGVRYLQQGNVSLVLEALRERGLLIQNAPHLVHNQSFIVPNYDWWEGPFYGVGMKVYDMLAGKLGLGPSKHLDLEETIERLPTLERDGLRGGVIYYDGQFDDSRLAINLVQTAADHDATLINYAKVTGLLKSNSMVDGVKVEDQLTGENFEINGRVVVNATGVFTDGILKMDNPDAGNIIAPSQGVHLVIDKEFSPGESAIMVPHTDDGRVLFAVPWNGKIVIGTTDTLVDEPSLEPKAQEDEIEFILKHASQYLTGNPTRKDVRSVFAGLRPLVKAGDGKDTASISRDHSLMISDSGLVTIAGGKWTTYRKMAQDTVDQAATVAGLNVQECVTEHLRIHGWLKNIDPDDPLHHYGSDRVEINKLIKENVELGKKLHERLPYLKAEVVWGVRNEMAMTVEDILARRTRALLLDAKASVAMVPEVARLMAEEMGHDQAWIDEQIEMYQEIAASYILSE